A region from the Candidatus Electrothrix scaldis genome encodes:
- a CDS encoding amino acid adenylation domain-containing protein, whose amino-acid sequence MSTTIPLSDKENTFQPVQELPADFPRSTASPFVRDRISFTPEPELTHRINQFCAQEKVCLSVLLPAVFQVFLYRYTGQHDIVINTVDITTQNNPNHSALSLCTRLEDDLQVDRLLQIVQLAQKKAEKKPAASCQMMLVLYKAEPSPDNSSDNKAEPYREYWSRCDLAVLAGEQGDLLRVTFDYNAGLFSRSTAERFLGNFKKLLSNILKDSQQQIARIPFLTEEELHQVLVEWNSTEVEYPQGQCIHHLFEEQAEKTPDAVAVMFQDRELTYQELNRRANQLAHYLQKLAVEPDTPVGISIERSLEMVIGILGILKAGAAYVPIDPTYPDERIAYMLENSQVPVLLTQKHLQAALPEYQGQMLCLDTDWDSIVAESGANPSGKVQPANLAYIMYTSGSTGRPKGVLVPHQGLCNLAQYQIRLFDVQPTSRYLQFASLSFDPSISDIITSLCAGARLCLIPPESSRLGAELKELLLQYKITHIDIVPPALATISGEVLPDLQAVIVGGDVCTQELVREWSQNRKFFNTYGPTEATVIATAIAYADTDQKPTIGRPISNTQIYILDRFQQPVPVGVTGELYIGGVGVARGYLNRPDITAASFLPDTFSGEQNTRMYKTGDLARYQPDGEIEFLGRIDHQIKIRGNRIELAEIENTLERHPEVDQAVVLAFGTPAGDKRLAAYTVSSVYRPKSSELREFLKKALPDYMVPATFVFLDAFPLTSNGKVDRRALPEPKLIGQQADYAAPQDALEKQLVFLWEKILHIKQIGVHDNFFDLGGNSLLAAALFAEIERTFGKRLPLLLLFKTPTVKSLAELLREDSCTLSRSAAMVLIQPEGSKPPFFYVPPGGCTALNGIPYAQYLGRDQPVYGLQPLGFEEEEIPHDSIEELAKYYIDNIRKVQPEGPYYFGGPCFGAHVVFEMACQLRAQKCAVGLAAMLDPPDPSFPLLERNILEKTGYYLRKLYYYAGYGQLTSALMNFFVHSRYYRIRNNFLMIKSKILRQDNRPEYVLAAHTAAMDNYLPEFYPGKITIFENSEAHIMERQGEQYRSVKRWEDFAAEVDSRVIEGSHLEIFEDPLFPKLVGALKKALDEAQAAQNFSKI is encoded by the coding sequence ATGAGTACAACCATACCTTTATCTGACAAGGAAAATACTTTTCAGCCGGTTCAGGAACTTCCTGCCGATTTCCCCCGTTCAACTGCTTCTCCATTTGTCCGGGACAGGATATCATTTACGCCGGAGCCGGAACTGACCCATCGGATCAACCAGTTCTGTGCGCAGGAAAAGGTCTGTCTGTCTGTTCTGCTGCCTGCCGTCTTTCAGGTCTTTTTATACCGCTATACCGGCCAGCATGATATCGTTATTAATACGGTAGACATCACTACTCAGAATAATCCGAATCATTCGGCACTCTCCCTCTGTACCCGGCTTGAGGATGATTTGCAGGTTGATAGACTGTTGCAGATAGTTCAGCTGGCGCAGAAAAAGGCTGAAAAAAAACCAGCAGCATCCTGTCAGATGATGCTGGTGCTGTATAAGGCCGAGCCTTCCCCGGATAATTCATCGGATAATAAAGCGGAACCATACCGGGAATACTGGAGTCGGTGCGATCTGGCAGTGCTTGCAGGAGAACAGGGAGACCTTCTGCGGGTCACCTTTGATTATAATGCCGGACTGTTCTCCCGCAGTACAGCGGAACGTTTTCTAGGGAACTTTAAGAAACTGCTTTCAAATATTCTGAAAGATTCTCAGCAGCAGATCGCTCGGATTCCATTCCTTACTGAAGAAGAACTGCATCAGGTGCTGGTTGAATGGAATAGCACGGAGGTTGAGTACCCGCAGGGGCAATGCATTCATCATCTCTTTGAGGAACAGGCGGAGAAGACACCTGATGCGGTCGCTGTGATGTTTCAGGACCGGGAACTGACCTATCAGGAACTGAACCGCCGGGCGAATCAACTGGCGCATTATCTGCAGAAACTGGCCGTAGAGCCGGATACTCCGGTGGGGATCTCCATTGAACGCTCCTTGGAAATGGTGATCGGCATCCTAGGCATTCTGAAAGCAGGTGCCGCTTATGTACCCATTGATCCGACCTATCCTGATGAACGGATTGCCTATATGCTGGAGAATTCCCAAGTTCCGGTGCTGCTGACGCAGAAGCATCTGCAGGCTGCTTTGCCGGAATATCAGGGGCAGATGCTTTGTCTGGATACGGATTGGGACAGCATTGTTGCGGAAAGCGGAGCAAATCCGTCCGGCAAGGTTCAGCCCGCCAATCTGGCCTATATTATGTATACTTCCGGCTCAACTGGCAGACCCAAGGGGGTGCTTGTTCCGCATCAGGGCCTGTGCAATCTGGCACAGTACCAGATTCGTCTCTTTGATGTCCAGCCGACTAGTCGATATCTGCAGTTCGCTTCTCTCAGTTTTGATCCGTCAATCTCAGACATTATAACCTCACTCTGCGCCGGAGCACGGCTCTGCCTGATCCCGCCGGAATCATCCCGCCTGGGTGCCGAACTCAAGGAACTTCTGCTGCAGTATAAGATCACCCATATTGATATTGTCCCCCCGGCCCTGGCCACCATCTCCGGAGAAGTTCTGCCTGATTTGCAGGCGGTCATTGTCGGAGGAGATGTCTGCACCCAGGAGCTGGTCCGGGAATGGTCGCAGAACCGGAAATTTTTCAACACCTACGGTCCGACGGAAGCGACGGTTATTGCCACGGCCATCGCATATGCCGACACAGATCAAAAGCCGACTATTGGTCGCCCGATCAGTAATACGCAGATTTATATTCTTGACCGTTTCCAGCAGCCAGTCCCGGTGGGTGTAACCGGAGAGCTGTATATCGGCGGAGTCGGAGTTGCGCGAGGCTATCTCAATCGTCCTGATATCACGGCTGCGAGCTTTCTGCCGGATACCTTTAGCGGAGAGCAGAATACAAGAATGTATAAAACCGGTGATCTGGCCCGTTATCAGCCTGATGGAGAGATTGAATTCCTGGGCCGGATTGACCATCAGATCAAAATCCGGGGCAACCGGATAGAACTTGCAGAGATTGAGAATACCCTGGAAAGGCATCCGGAAGTTGATCAGGCAGTTGTCCTTGCGTTCGGAACTCCTGCAGGCGATAAACGGCTGGCCGCTTATACAGTCTCCTCCGTATACCGTCCCAAAAGTAGCGAGTTACGAGAGTTCCTTAAAAAAGCACTGCCGGATTATATGGTACCTGCTACTTTTGTTTTTCTTGACGCCTTTCCTCTGACCTCCAACGGCAAAGTTGACCGCCGGGCTTTGCCGGAGCCCAAACTGATCGGGCAGCAAGCTGACTATGCAGCTCCGCAGGATGCCCTGGAAAAACAGTTGGTTTTTCTTTGGGAAAAGATATTACACATAAAACAGATCGGTGTACATGATAACTTTTTTGATCTGGGCGGCAATTCTCTGCTGGCTGCTGCTCTTTTTGCGGAGATTGAAAGAACGTTTGGCAAACGTCTTCCGTTGTTGCTGCTATTTAAGACACCTACAGTAAAGAGCCTGGCTGAATTGCTTCGAGAGGATAGTTGCACATTATCCCGAAGCGCGGCCATGGTCCTCATTCAGCCTGAAGGCTCTAAACCTCCTTTTTTTTATGTTCCTCCGGGAGGATGTACTGCATTAAACGGTATTCCCTATGCACAATACTTGGGAAGAGATCAACCCGTATACGGTTTACAGCCTCTCGGTTTTGAAGAGGAAGAAATTCCTCATGACAGTATCGAAGAACTGGCAAAATACTATATAGATAATATTCGGAAGGTTCAGCCGGAAGGGCCTTACTATTTTGGTGGCCCGTGTTTTGGTGCTCATGTGGTGTTCGAGATGGCATGTCAGCTTCGGGCGCAAAAATGTGCGGTAGGCTTGGCGGCCATGCTGGATCCCCCTGATCCGTCCTTTCCTCTATTGGAAAGAAATATTCTTGAAAAAACAGGTTACTATCTGCGGAAGTTGTATTATTATGCCGGATACGGTCAGCTGACCTCTGCTCTGATGAATTTTTTTGTCCATAGTCGCTACTACAGAATACGGAATAACTTCCTGATGATAAAAAGTAAAATTCTGCGGCAGGACAACAGGCCCGAATATGTTCTGGCAGCGCACACTGCGGCGATGGATAATTATCTTCCAGAGTTCTATCCGGGTAAGATTACAATTTTTGAAAACAGCGAAGCGCATATCATGGAACGTCAGGGGGAACAGTATCGATCCGTTAAACGATGGGAGGATTTTGCAGCCGAGGTTGATAGTCGGGTCATTGAAGGCAGTCATCTGGAAATCTTTGAGGATCCCCTCTTTCCGAAACTCGTCGGTGCGCTGAAAAAGGCCCTTGATGAGGCGCAGGCTGCACAGAATTTTTCCAAAATATAA
- a CDS encoding O-antigen ligase family protein encodes MRSVFDRSNNRFLFELFFIFLIGIFVSRGVIQAAELGGKWENMLLLVLIGAIGLLVIPDREKFLLYFSAILLPINLTIHPFGYNPAPFYRLLEGFQIRAIDFPLALILLFWLIRLILKKEKIRLHLWMTIPYLTIVVFCITSWIGRPVEPVIKAGALLLVLKNLILFLYLANNLKERRTILMLVGIFLLNGSLQALIAMAQYLNGGAIGLQILGEVDVFSTEAGVASITRVGGTIGHANKLALFLAFIIEINIALLFVPASRIIKVLRIFPLLLMCSAIMLTYSRSAWASLILGGTISVYWCRVKQTGQRILSAFLVIALISGIALSAIALIPSVRNRIFEDDRGSGLEIRHHLKVICNNIIVNNYWLGVGLNNYCSVIHKYDISELGASWHFPMPVHNEYMLVAAELGVPAAIIFIILLLFIIIQHISVGLNNTEPSYSYLAIGFLCGWIGWLLHHRTLFEYSLFSHNIWFYLGIVQAMKNNLETTNQPPLIEQIHRENNFSLPEHKLLSAEN; translated from the coding sequence ATGAGATCCGTCTTTGATCGCTCTAACAATCGATTTTTATTTGAACTTTTTTTTATTTTTTTAATCGGAATTTTCGTTTCCCGCGGGGTTATTCAGGCTGCTGAACTGGGTGGAAAGTGGGAGAATATGTTGCTGCTCGTCCTGATCGGAGCAATAGGACTGCTTGTTATCCCGGATCGGGAAAAATTTCTCCTGTATTTTTCCGCAATATTACTGCCGATCAATCTTACAATACATCCATTTGGATACAATCCAGCTCCTTTTTACCGGCTGCTTGAGGGCTTCCAAATCAGAGCGATTGATTTTCCTTTGGCTCTGATCCTGTTATTCTGGCTCATACGGTTGATCTTGAAAAAAGAAAAAATTCGGCTGCATCTCTGGATGACTATTCCGTACCTGACAATAGTTGTCTTTTGCATCACTAGCTGGATCGGCAGACCGGTCGAGCCAGTTATCAAGGCAGGAGCATTGCTTCTTGTTCTTAAAAATTTGATACTTTTTCTCTACCTTGCCAACAACCTCAAAGAACGCCGAACCATCCTGATGCTGGTAGGAATTTTCCTGCTGAACGGTAGTCTTCAGGCATTGATTGCCATGGCACAGTACCTCAATGGAGGAGCTATCGGTCTGCAAATACTGGGTGAAGTTGATGTCTTCTCAACAGAGGCTGGCGTAGCAAGTATTACAAGAGTGGGTGGAACCATTGGACATGCCAACAAGCTTGCTTTGTTCCTTGCTTTTATTATAGAAATAAATATCGCTTTGTTATTTGTTCCAGCTTCCAGAATAATTAAAGTTCTGAGGATTTTTCCTCTCCTGCTGATGTGTTCCGCAATCATGTTGACTTATTCAAGAAGCGCATGGGCATCATTAATTTTAGGCGGGACTATAAGTGTTTATTGGTGCAGAGTCAAACAAACCGGACAGCGCATACTATCAGCATTTTTAGTCATCGCTCTAATAAGCGGAATAGCCCTCAGTGCTATAGCACTAATACCATCGGTTAGAAACAGAATTTTCGAAGATGATCGAGGTAGCGGGCTCGAAATTCGACACCACCTTAAAGTTATTTGTAATAATATCATAGTCAATAACTACTGGCTCGGAGTTGGTTTAAATAATTATTGCTCTGTAATTCATAAATACGATATTTCTGAGCTAGGTGCGAGTTGGCATTTTCCGATGCCCGTACATAATGAGTATATGCTTGTGGCAGCAGAACTTGGAGTTCCCGCAGCAATTATCTTTATTATCTTGTTACTATTTATTATAATACAACATATCTCTGTAGGGTTGAACAACACCGAACCATCATATTCATACTTAGCTATCGGATTTCTATGTGGCTGGATCGGCTGGCTTCTGCATCATAGGACCCTCTTCGAGTATTCTCTTTTTTCACATAATATATGGTTCTATCTTGGTATTGTCCAGGCCATGAAAAACAATCTTGAGACAACAAATCAGCCTCCCCTGATTGAGCAGATACACCGTGAAAATAATTTTTCTCTGCCGGAACATAAATTGTTGTCAGCAGAAAACTGA
- a CDS encoding CpsD/CapB family tyrosine-protein kinase: MDYDFLFYPPREEYDYGRKRSSFSSNRKKLRKYRDLPALWMREPDRYPHVLEVFRSFANKIVLFHETLQYKTFLMTGTDAKVGTSTVTFNLGLILGRSMPDRQILIIDAHLERPTLHFAFNHAPSNGLMKYLLGRSPLVDIVRPTFLPNLDIITFSHLEDEILSPFSLPSFKQLLDEVREYYDIVLLDSAPALKSSHTWMLSAKVDGVILVAQANRSRFEVLEELVQQLNIQEANLLGSFLNKRKYFIPQWIYRYIF; encoded by the coding sequence ATGGACTACGATTTTTTGTTTTATCCTCCAAGAGAAGAGTACGATTACGGTCGGAAGAGATCCAGTTTTTCCAGTAATCGAAAAAAACTGAGAAAGTATCGCGACCTTCCAGCACTCTGGATGCGGGAACCGGACAGATATCCTCATGTATTAGAAGTATTCAGGTCATTCGCCAATAAAATCGTTCTTTTTCATGAGACGCTGCAATATAAAACATTTCTGATGACTGGGACGGATGCGAAAGTTGGCACATCGACAGTCACTTTCAATCTCGGCTTGATCCTTGGACGGAGTATGCCTGACCGGCAGATTTTGATTATTGATGCGCATCTTGAAAGACCGACTTTACATTTTGCTTTCAATCACGCCCCGTCAAACGGCTTGATGAAGTACCTTCTCGGAAGATCCCCGCTGGTTGATATTGTCCGACCTACTTTTCTCCCCAATCTGGACATAATTACTTTCAGTCATCTAGAGGATGAAATATTATCCCCTTTCAGCCTTCCTTCATTCAAACAACTGCTTGACGAGGTGAGAGAGTATTACGATATTGTGCTGCTGGACTCGGCTCCGGCTTTAAAATCCAGTCATACCTGGATGCTATCCGCAAAAGTAGACGGTGTTATTCTTGTTGCCCAAGCCAACAGAAGTCGGTTCGAGGTGCTAGAAGAGCTGGTTCAACAGCTAAATATTCAGGAAGCAAACCTTCTAGGCAGTTTTTTAAATAAAAGAAAATATTTTATACCACAGTGGATTTACCGCTATATCTTCTAA